One Cystobacter ferrugineus genomic window, CTGGAGAGTACGGGTTGGCGGCGAACAACCAGATCGCGCCCCACTTGCGCCGCGTGGATTCGTCTCCATGCACTCCGTCGTCGTCCCACCACATGCGGCCTCCGCAGCGCTCGACCGTCATGTTCTGGAGGGTGGTGAGCCCGGAGAACTCGTGCTGGGGCGCGAACTCGTTATCCACGGTGATGCCCGGGTAGCGCAGGGTGTCGTAGACCACCGAGTCCTTGATCACGTTGTCGTGGCCGCCGTAGATCGCGAAACCGGCTGCCCGCCAGATCAGGCCCGCGGTGCAGCGCTCGATGACGTTGCCCTGGTTGGGGCCCTCGGGCTGGTGAACCCAGGGCGTGTCTTTGATGGGCGACTTGTCCCAGGTAATGGCGGACCACATGGCGAAGGCATCGTCGCCGTTGTTTCGCGCCGTGCAGTTCACGATCCGCGAGTTGGTGGTTCCGTTGCAGAGGTTGATGCCGTCCGCCAGGGTGTTGCGGAACCGGCAGTCCTGCCACAACAGGTTGTTACCGCCCTCGACCCAGCCACCCACGATCATCCGCTCGATCCAGAGCCGCTTGAAGACCGCGTTGTTGTGCATGTAGCGGTCGAAGGCGCGCCCGATCCCGTCATAGCTGTCCCACGGATAGTTGCCGAGATCGGCCGCGTCCTTGTTGTAGCGAGCCGCCCGGTTGCGCCAGCTTCCAAAGATCGCGAAGTCCTGGAAGGTGATGTTGTCGCCGCTCAGACGGAACCCGAACTCGTAGTTGTAGCCCACCTGCTGCGGGGGCGGGGGCACGAAGCGCGTGTACCACATGCCGGCGCCCTGGACGGTCAGGCCGGCGGGAACGTAGACCTTGGGGATCGCCGGGTTCGCGTGTGACATCACGTAGTCGCCAGGCGGGAGGAAGATGCCAGGTTTGCGACCGTCCACGGCCTCCTGAAGGGCCCGTACCACCGCGGCTTCGGTGAAGTCACTCACGACGACGTAGTCCGCCGGGGCGGAGAGAGGCGCCGGCACGAGCTCGAGGTCCATGAAGTCGAGGGTGACGGGGAGTTGCGCGGAGGCATCCGGCGAGACGATCTTCACCACATCGCCCGGGTTGATGGTTTCCCTGCCGTCGGTCGCCAGCAGCACGTGCGCCTCGTCGTAGATGTGATGCGCGGAATTCCAAGGCAGCCGCAGGCCAAAATTCTCGTCGTTGGTGCTCGGGTTCTGGGGGAGCTCGTCCACCTGCTGGCGCGGAAGGGCGTTGTGCGTCTCGGTGTTGTTCGGGCCGGTGTAGAGCCAGGCGAAATCCGAGTTCACCGTGAGCGTGGCGACCTTCGCGTCATTCACGTATACATCCAGATGGGCCTCCGTCTCGTCCGGCACGCTGTAGCGCACCAGGACGGAGTTGGCCTTCACACGGCTCGTCCACTCGACCGCGTCGTTGGGGCCATGCAGTGTCACCGCCTTGCGGCCCGATGCTTCGCCGGAGAGGGTGCCTTCCAACCACGGGCCACTGGTGGTCTGCTCGAGCGTGGCGCCACCGGAGGAAACGCCCGCCTCGGCCTCGTACTCGTCCCAGGGAACGGAGGCG contains:
- a CDS encoding secreted glycosyl hydrolase produces the protein MIRPTLVSLCACLLLAACGDKPSDNPNDPPVPRGASVPWDEYEAEAGVSSGGATLEQTTSGPWLEGTLSGEASGRKAVTLHGPNDAVEWTSRVKANSVLVRYSVPDETEAHLDVYVNDAKVATLTVNSDFAWLYTGPNNTETHNALPRQQVDELPQNPSTNDENFGLRLPWNSAHHIYDEAHVLLATDGRETINPGDVVKIVSPDASAQLPVTLDFMDLELVPAPLSAPADYVVVSDFTEAAVVRALQEAVDGRKPGIFLPPGDYVMSHANPAIPKVYVPAGLTVQGAGMWYTRFVPPPPQQVGYNYEFGFRLSGDNITFQDFAIFGSWRNRAARYNKDAADLGNYPWDSYDGIGRAFDRYMHNNAVFKRLWIERMIVGGWVEGGNNLLWQDCRFRNTLADGINLCNGTTNSRIVNCTARNNGDDAFAMWSAITWDKSPIKDTPWVHQPEGPNQGNVIERCTAGLIWRAAGFAIYGGHDNVIKDSVVYDTLRYPGITVDNEFAPQHEFSGLTTLQNMTVERCGGRMWWDDDGVHGDESTRRKWGAIWLFAANPYSPAEPYSPIRFQGIRLKDIDIIDPVHYGVLVQTTQGQRVEDTEFDGIRIVMDQSGDFGMVANDSHKAPPSPLSGKIATTGSITIKNSSITGHRANSGNLFSKDEVSTETFSFKDGGGNIWTGDR